The following are encoded together in the Rhinopithecus roxellana isolate Shanxi Qingling chromosome 5, ASM756505v1, whole genome shotgun sequence genome:
- the ANKRD34C gene encoding ankyrin repeat domain-containing protein 34C, producing MMDDDTELRTDGNSLLKAVWLGRLRLTRLLLEGGAYINESNDKGETALMVACITKHVDQQSISKSKMVKYLLDNRADPNIQDKSGKTALIHACIRRAGGEVVSLLLENGADPSLEDRTGASALVYAINADDKDALKHLLDACKAKGKEVIIITTDKSSSGTKTTKQYLNVPPSPKVEDRHSPPLYASPSDIELKSPGLDSPLTEKEDDFFSLQAGHPSSCNTSKAVNEPGSPTRKVSNLKRARLPQLKRLQSEPWGLIAPSVLAASTRQDETHGASTENEVIKSISDVSFPKRGPLSRTNSIDSKDPTLFHTVTEQVLKIPVSSAPASWKAAYEKGQAPHPRLARRGTLPVDQEKCGMGPSGPSALKEPASLKWLENDLYDLDLQPGPDPPNSISLESGKGPLDRKKLNSSHLSLFHGSRESLDTVPSTSPSSARRRPPHLLERRGSGTLLLDHISHTRPGFLPPLNVNLNPPIPDIRSSSKPSSPLSSGLKSMVPVAPSSPKRVDLRSKKKLLRRHSMQIEQMKQLSDFEEIMT from the coding sequence ATGATGGATGATGACACTGAATTAAGGACTGATGGAAACTCTTTGTTAAAGgctgtgtggctggggaggctcaGGTTGACCAGACTGCTGTTGGAAGGGGGAGCTTATATCAATGAAAGCAATGACAAAGGCGAAACAGCtctcatggtggcatgcatcacCAAGCATGTGGACCAGCAAAGCATCAGCAAGTCCAAGATGGTGAAGTACCTGCTGGACAACAGGGCAGACCCCAATATCCAAGATAAGTCTGGCAAGACTGCCCTCATCCATGCCTGTATCAGAAGAGCCGGGGGAGAAGTGGTCTCCTTATTACTGGAGAATGGAGCAGACCCCAGCCTTGAGGATCGCACTGGGGCTTCGGCTCTGGTTTATGCAATAAATGCAGATGACAAGGATGCACTGAAACATCTCCTTGATGCCTGCAAAGCCAAAGGGAAGGAGGTGATTATTATAACAACAGATAAATCGTCTTCAGGCACCAAAACCACCAAACAGTATCTTAATGTCCCTCCTTCACCCAAAGTAGAAGACAGGCACTCACCTCCACTGTATGCATCTCCCTCTGACATAGAACTGAAGTCTCCAGGCCTGGACTCTCCACTCACTGAGAAGGAAGATGACTTCTTCAGCCTCCAAGCAGGGCATCCAAGCAGTTGTAACACCTCCAAGGCTGTTAATGAGCCTGGGTCACCCACTAGGAAAGTCAGTAATCTCAAAAGGGCCCGTTTGCCCCAACTGAAGAGGCTCCAATCTGAACCTTGGGGCCTGATCGCGCCCTCGGTGCTGGCAGCTTCAACGCGTCAGGATGAGACCCATGGTGCCAGCACAGAAAACGAGGTCATCAAGAGCATCAGTGACGTGTCCTTCCCTAAAAGGGGGCCCCTCTCCAGAACCAACAGTATCGATAGCAAAGACCCCACCCTCTTTCACACAGTCACAGAGCAGGTTCTGAAGATTCCAGTCTCTTCAGCACCGGCATCCTGGAAAGCAGCCTATGAAAAAGGTCAGGCTCCCCACCCGCGTCTGGCCAGGAGAGGAACTCTGCCTGTTGACCAAGAGAAATGTGGTATGGGTCCATCAGGACCTTCTGCTCTCAAAGAGCCAGCATCCCTCAAATGGCTGGAAAATGACCTCTACGACTTAGATTTACAGCCAGGGCCTGATCCTCCCAACTCCATTTCCCTTGAATCTGGCAAAGGACCTTTAGATAGAAAGAAGCTCAACAGCTCTCACTTGTCTCTTTTCCACGGCTCTCGGGAGTCCCTGGACACTGTACCTAGCACATCCCCCAGCTCAGCACGCCGCAGGCCGCCACATCTTCTAGAACGACGAGGTTCTGGAACTCTGCTCCTTGATCATATTTCTCACACTAGGCCTGGCTTCCTGCCGCCTTTAAATGTGAATCTGAACCCACCTATTCCAGATATTAGATCTAGCAGCAAACCTTCTTCCCCTCTTTCTAGTGGCTTAAAATCTATGGTTCCTGTTGCTCCAAGTTCACCAAAGAGAGTTGACTtaagaagtaaaaagaagctCCTCAGAAGGCATTCTATGCAAATCGAACAAATGAAGCAGCTGTCTGATTTTGAAGAAATCATGACCTAG